The following proteins are co-located in the bacterium genome:
- a CDS encoding fumarylacetoacetate hydrolase family protein — protein MAVPVVRYEHEAAIRWGVIAAGRITPIPGDFPTTGDLVRRVTPAALRALGGDGIDAATVRLLAPVTRNQRFVCQGANYRQHMIDSGVDPDAKTFNMIFTKAPSCIVPADSDVVRPKTVRFLDWEIELGLVLRRDVTAPVTVTDATLHEFVAGAVIVNDYSARDVQIPQMQFYKGKSFRTFGPVGPWLCLLEPADVPLLRDLRLRLTVNGEVRQQDTTANLVYGPAETLTELAGVHDLYAGDLLATGTPAGCALAIPPPLVQRFVGLLPEATKWSLFLAAQARRPYLQPGDVVEARIASADGRLDLGVQQNRIVAED, from the coding sequence ATGGCCGTTCCCGTCGTCCGCTACGAGCACGAGGCCGCGATCCGTTGGGGCGTGATCGCCGCCGGACGGATCACGCCGATCCCCGGCGACTTCCCCACCACGGGCGACCTCGTCCGCCGGGTGACGCCGGCCGCGCTGCGCGCGCTCGGCGGCGACGGCATCGACGCGGCCACGGTGCGTCTCCTGGCGCCGGTCACGCGCAACCAGCGCTTCGTGTGCCAGGGCGCGAACTACCGCCAGCACATGATCGACTCGGGCGTCGATCCCGACGCCAAGACCTTCAACATGATCTTCACGAAGGCGCCGAGCTGCATCGTCCCGGCGGACAGCGACGTCGTACGGCCGAAGACGGTACGCTTCCTCGACTGGGAGATCGAGCTCGGGCTCGTGCTCCGCCGCGACGTGACCGCGCCGGTGACCGTCACCGACGCGACCCTGCACGAGTTCGTCGCCGGCGCGGTCATCGTCAACGACTACTCCGCGCGCGACGTGCAGATCCCGCAGATGCAGTTCTACAAGGGGAAGAGCTTCCGCACCTTCGGCCCCGTCGGGCCGTGGCTCTGCCTGCTGGAGCCGGCGGACGTGCCGTTGCTGCGCGACCTCCGCCTCAGACTCACCGTGAACGGCGAGGTCCGCCAACAGGACACGACGGCCAACCTGGTCTACGGCCCGGCCGAGACGCTCACCGAGCTGGCGGGCGTCCACGACCTCTACGCCGGCGACCTCCTCGCCACCGGCACGCCGGCGGGCTGCGCGCTCGCGATCCCGCCGCCGCTCGTGCAGCGCTTCGTCGGCCTCCTACCCGAGGCGACGAAATGGAGCCTCTTCCTCGCCGCGCAGGCGCGTCGCCCCTACCTCCAGCCCGGCGACGTCGTCGAGGCCCGCATCGCGAGCGCGGACGGCCGGCTCGACCTCGGCGTGCAGCAGAACCGCATCGTCGCCGAGGATTGA
- a CDS encoding amidohydrolase — translation MDPGWPTATAVAVRDGRILSVGSLGDLRPWLVGSAHTIDRRFANKVLVPGFVEAHGHPLLGATALTRPLLSYLPVPNPYGPDFPGVKTPDAAMKKLREYVAQANSPDETVLTWGYDVVAMGGKHLDKTALDAISATQPILVWDASEHFVFANSAALQKFGVTKADTTTTGIAAGPDGEPNGQFLGTAAAARILDPALAPLLAPDVALANIKFLMDLSRRNGITTTSELAFGITNLAAEEDLFPRYFNDPATPVRCVVVSDAVSMTAAKGDQAIPYVQSLPDRNTDTLVFRGVKFFADDSFLSLGMEIRNPGYIDGRSGFFNTPPDRMVERFLPWWRAGFHIHVHTNGNAGNQATVDALAGLMAVQPRADHRYTLEHFGISTPEQVRRIRALGGVVSVNPFYLYARAELTAPYIGSDRAYTAARLRTLVDAGVPTSLHTDTPVAPPVPLESVWIAVNRRGLSGAVRGPDERITLEQALRMVTIDAAYTLGVEDRVGSIAAGKLADFAVLDQDPFEVAPEQLRNVRVWGTVLGGRVLPASEIRR, via the coding sequence ATGGACCCGGGCTGGCCGACGGCGACCGCCGTCGCCGTGCGCGACGGCCGCATCCTCTCCGTCGGCTCGCTCGGCGACCTGCGCCCATGGCTCGTCGGCTCGGCGCACACGATCGACCGCAGGTTCGCGAACAAGGTTCTCGTGCCCGGCTTCGTCGAGGCACACGGCCATCCGCTCCTCGGCGCGACGGCCCTCACCCGGCCGCTGCTCTCGTACCTGCCCGTCCCGAATCCCTACGGCCCCGACTTCCCCGGCGTGAAGACGCCCGACGCCGCCATGAAGAAGCTGCGCGAGTACGTGGCCCAGGCGAACTCGCCCGACGAGACGGTGCTCACGTGGGGCTACGACGTCGTCGCGATGGGCGGGAAGCACCTCGACAAGACCGCGCTCGACGCGATCAGCGCGACGCAGCCGATCCTCGTGTGGGACGCGTCGGAGCACTTCGTCTTCGCGAACTCCGCGGCCTTGCAGAAGTTCGGCGTGACGAAGGCCGACACGACCACGACCGGCATCGCCGCCGGTCCCGACGGCGAGCCCAACGGGCAGTTCCTCGGCACGGCCGCCGCCGCGCGCATCCTCGATCCGGCGCTCGCGCCGCTCCTCGCGCCCGACGTCGCGCTGGCGAACATCAAGTTCCTCATGGACCTGAGCCGCCGGAACGGCATCACGACGACGTCCGAGCTGGCCTTCGGCATCACGAACCTCGCCGCGGAGGAGGACCTCTTCCCGCGGTACTTCAACGACCCGGCCACGCCGGTCCGCTGCGTCGTCGTGAGCGACGCCGTCTCGATGACCGCCGCGAAGGGCGACCAGGCGATCCCGTACGTGCAGTCGCTGCCCGACCGGAACACGGACACGCTCGTCTTCCGCGGCGTCAAGTTCTTCGCCGACGACTCGTTCCTGAGCCTCGGCATGGAGATCCGGAACCCCGGCTACATCGACGGCCGCAGCGGCTTCTTCAACACGCCGCCGGATCGGATGGTGGAGCGCTTCCTCCCCTGGTGGCGCGCCGGCTTCCACATCCACGTGCACACCAACGGCAACGCCGGGAACCAGGCGACGGTCGACGCCCTCGCCGGCCTCATGGCGGTCCAGCCGCGCGCGGACCACCGCTACACGCTCGAGCACTTCGGCATCTCGACGCCCGAGCAGGTGCGCCGCATCCGCGCCCTCGGCGGCGTCGTCAGCGTGAACCCGTTCTACCTCTACGCGCGCGCCGAGCTGACGGCGCCCTACATCGGCAGCGACCGCGCCTACACGGCCGCGCGCCTTCGCACGCTCGTCGACGCGGGGGTGCCGACGTCGCTCCACACCGACACGCCGGTCGCCCCGCCGGTGCCGCTCGAGTCCGTGTGGATCGCGGTGAACCGCCGCGGGCTCTCGGGCGCCGTGCGCGGGCCGGACGAGCGCATCACGCTCGAGCAGGCGTTGCGCATGGTGACGATCGACGCGGCGTACACGCTGGGCGTCGAGGATCGCGTCGGCAGCATCGCCGCGGGCAAGCTCGCCGACTTCGCCGTGCTCGATCAGGACCCCTTTGAGGTCGCCCCGGAGCAGCTGCGCAACGTGCGGGTGTGGGGGACCGTGCTCGGCGGGCGCGTCCTGCCGGCGAGCGAGATCCGCCGCTGA